One window from the genome of Roseomonas haemaphysalidis encodes:
- a CDS encoding nucleoside hydrolase: MTRRVIVDCDPGTDDAVALWLALASPELEIVLVTVAGGNAGLDRTLANARAILGLAQSDIPVVAGAERPLLGAFQAEVKVHGSDGLAGVPLPQGPAATPGIAADAIRASLRAAPPRSVTLLGIAAATNLALALATEPQLADRVAEIVLMTGALGEGNWTPGAEFNAAMDPEALAILMATGRPVTLATLDLTAQALVTPDRLAAMDRISGGRCWDACRQILHAVPPSRRMEHRGHPLHDPCAVAWMIRPDLFTTRPVAVQVECGHGPGRGRTHIDRWGRSGAPANATLLETISADGFFALLAERVALMP; this comes from the coding sequence ATGACCCGCCGCGTCATCGTCGACTGCGACCCCGGCACGGATGATGCGGTCGCCCTGTGGCTGGCGCTGGCGTCGCCAGAGTTGGAGATCGTCCTGGTGACCGTCGCCGGCGGCAATGCCGGGCTGGACCGCACCCTGGCCAATGCCCGCGCCATCCTGGGCCTCGCCCAAAGCGACATCCCCGTGGTTGCCGGTGCCGAACGGCCGTTGCTCGGTGCCTTCCAGGCCGAGGTCAAGGTGCACGGTTCGGATGGGCTGGCGGGGGTGCCATTGCCGCAGGGCCCGGCCGCCACGCCCGGCATCGCCGCCGACGCCATCCGCGCCAGCCTGCGTGCGGCCCCGCCGCGATCGGTGACGCTGCTCGGCATTGCCGCCGCCACCAACTTGGCCCTGGCACTTGCCACCGAGCCGCAGCTGGCTGACCGGGTGGCCGAGATCGTGCTGATGACGGGCGCGCTGGGCGAAGGGAACTGGACCCCCGGGGCCGAGTTCAACGCGGCCATGGACCCGGAGGCCCTGGCGATCCTGATGGCCACCGGCCGGCCAGTCACCTTGGCCACCCTGGACCTGACGGCCCAGGCCCTGGTGACGCCGGACCGGCTTGCGGCCATGGACCGGATTTCCGGTGGCAGGTGCTGGGATGCCTGCCGGCAAATCCTGCATGCCGTTCCGCCGTCGCGGCGGATGGAGCACCGGGGGCATCCGCTGCACGACCCCTGCGCGGTCGCCTGGATGATCCGCCCCGATCTGTTCACCACCCGGCCCGTCGCGGTGCAGGTGGAATGCGGCCATGGACCGGGGCGTGGACGGACACATATCGACCGCTGGGGGCGCAGCGGAGCGCCGGCGAATGCCACGCTGCTGGAAACGATCAGTGCGGATGGCTTCTTTGCCCTGCTGGCGGAGCGGGTGGCTTTGATGCCCTGA
- a CDS encoding amidohydrolase, giving the protein MVRERANCHADRPAATQDAAGQTCPGRPMPTPEALEPLVPAMTAWRRDLHAHPELGFEENRTAALVAAELREAGIEVAEGLAGTGVVGTLRGAPGNRAVALRADMDALAMQEKTGVPYASTVPGRMHACGHDGHTAMLLGAAKWLAARRGIFSGTAHFVFQPAEESRGGGQRMVAEGLFQRFPADAVYALHNLPGLPLGTIAVPKGPVLASSDTWQVIFRGRGTHGAKPHLGTDAMLAAAQFVAALQAIVARELDPMGVGVVSVGHIAAGDPDAPNVIPAEVLLRGTARALTADTRDLLEARIGGIAAGMASTHSVAADYRYTRRLSPTVNHAAQAAIMHRAACATVGAAGARDDFPAITAGEDFSAMLEARPGAYAWLGTGEPAHPEGFHHNPHFDFNDAALAAGAAFLASIVEAELAA; this is encoded by the coding sequence GTGGTCCGCGAGCGCGCAAACTGCCATGCTGACCGACCCGCCGCAACGCAAGACGCTGCGGGCCAGACCTGTCCAGGACGTCCGATGCCGACACCCGAGGCGCTTGAGCCGCTTGTTCCCGCAATGACCGCGTGGCGCCGCGACCTGCATGCCCATCCCGAACTGGGCTTCGAGGAAAACCGCACCGCCGCGCTTGTCGCGGCCGAGCTCCGCGAAGCGGGGATCGAGGTCGCGGAGGGCCTGGCGGGGACTGGCGTGGTGGGCACCTTGCGCGGCGCACCCGGCAACCGCGCCGTTGCCCTGCGGGCGGACATGGACGCGCTGGCCATGCAGGAGAAGACCGGAGTTCCCTATGCGAGCACGGTCCCGGGCCGCATGCATGCCTGCGGGCACGACGGCCATACCGCCATGCTGCTGGGCGCCGCCAAATGGCTGGCCGCGCGCCGAGGTATCTTTTCCGGCACCGCCCATTTCGTTTTCCAGCCCGCCGAGGAATCCCGTGGCGGCGGGCAGCGCATGGTGGCCGAAGGCTTGTTCCAGCGCTTCCCGGCCGATGCCGTCTATGCCCTGCACAACCTCCCCGGTCTGCCACTTGGCACCATCGCCGTACCCAAGGGGCCGGTGCTGGCGTCCTCGGATACTTGGCAGGTCATATTCCGCGGGCGGGGCACGCACGGGGCCAAGCCACATCTCGGCACCGACGCGATGCTGGCGGCGGCGCAGTTCGTTGCCGCGTTGCAGGCCATCGTGGCCCGGGAGCTGGACCCGATGGGCGTCGGCGTGGTGAGCGTCGGGCACATCGCGGCCGGCGACCCCGATGCGCCGAATGTCATCCCGGCGGAGGTGCTGCTTCGCGGCACCGCGCGTGCGTTGACCGCCGACACCCGCGACCTCCTGGAAGCACGCATCGGCGGCATCGCCGCCGGGATGGCAAGCACCCATTCCGTCGCCGCGGATTATCGCTACACCCGCAGGCTATCGCCCACGGTGAACCACGCGGCCCAGGCGGCGATCATGCACCGGGCCGCTTGCGCGACCGTGGGCGCCGCCGGGGCCCGGGATGATTTTCCGGCCATCACGGCGGGCGAGGACTTCTCGGCAATGCTGGAAGCGCGCCCGGGAGCCTATGCCTGGCTCGGCACCGGCGAGCCGGCGCACCCGGAAGGGTTCCACCACAACCCCCATTTCGATTTCAACGACGCGGCGCTGGCGGCGGGTGCCGCCTTCCTGGCCAGCATCGTCGAAGCGGAGCTCGCGGCATGA
- a CDS encoding ABC transporter substrate-binding protein has translation MSRLRPGLFAAALAASPLLATAPQPAQAQDLLRIGMEAGPTSLDPHYASIITNIAFSRHVFQPLMEQDARQVLKPAIATSWRAVDDLTWEIKLDPAARFHDGAPVTAEDVAFTLSRAGDVPNSPSSFRVYTRPIRSVEAIDPGTLRIHTSAPTPLLPNYLSLIMIVSRKHGENATTNDYNSGKAMIGTGPYRHVSWQPGSPVVMERNDSFHGPAPVYARVEFRPLANSGARVAALNAGDVDLIEIVPPDQFAKFRADPRFTVSESPSNRLLFLTLDSDRESTPHIRGRDGSAIPNPLRDARVRKALSMAINREALTSRVLQGQGKPAGDLGPAGYFGTSPDLTPEPFNLDGARRLLAEAGYPNGFSVQVNGPNDRFVNDEQIVQAIAQMWTRAGLQTTVETRPRGVWLSEAAQLKYSVNFAGFSPNPEVLGMLETQIHTWDTKLGLGTANRGRFSNAEIDAIIQQARQTMDNGERERLTQQATRMALRDQTALIPLYFAVNTWAMKKGLTYEARTDEMTLATSVSRSP, from the coding sequence ATGTCCCGCCTGCGTCCTGGCCTGTTCGCGGCTGCCCTCGCCGCTTCCCCCCTTCTCGCCACGGCGCCCCAGCCGGCCCAGGCACAGGACCTGCTGCGCATCGGCATGGAGGCGGGCCCGACCAGCCTGGATCCGCACTACGCCAGCATCATCACCAACATCGCCTTCAGCCGGCACGTCTTCCAGCCGCTGATGGAGCAGGATGCGCGGCAGGTGCTGAAGCCGGCCATCGCCACGTCCTGGCGCGCTGTCGACGACCTCACCTGGGAGATCAAGCTGGACCCGGCGGCGCGATTCCACGACGGGGCGCCGGTGACGGCGGAGGACGTGGCCTTCACCCTGAGCCGTGCCGGAGACGTGCCGAACTCCCCCTCGTCCTTCCGCGTCTACACGCGGCCGATCCGGTCGGTGGAGGCGATCGACCCTGGGACGCTGCGCATCCACACCAGCGCCCCCACGCCGCTGCTGCCGAACTACCTGTCCTTGATCATGATCGTGTCGCGCAAGCACGGCGAGAACGCTACGACCAACGACTACAACTCCGGCAAGGCGATGATTGGCACCGGTCCTTACCGGCATGTGTCGTGGCAGCCGGGAAGCCCGGTGGTGATGGAGCGCAATGACAGCTTCCATGGCCCCGCCCCGGTCTATGCACGGGTCGAGTTCCGGCCGCTGGCCAATTCCGGTGCCCGCGTCGCCGCATTGAACGCGGGCGACGTGGACCTGATCGAGATCGTGCCCCCCGACCAGTTCGCCAAGTTCCGCGCCGACCCGCGCTTCACGGTCTCGGAAAGCCCGTCCAACCGCCTGCTGTTCCTGACCCTGGACAGCGACCGGGAATCCACGCCGCATATCCGGGGCCGTGATGGCTCGGCCATCCCCAATCCGTTGCGCGATGCCCGCGTCCGCAAGGCGCTTTCCATGGCGATCAACCGCGAGGCCTTGACCAGCCGCGTGCTGCAGGGCCAGGGCAAGCCTGCCGGCGACCTTGGCCCCGCCGGGTATTTCGGCACGTCGCCGGACCTGACGCCGGAACCGTTCAACCTGGATGGCGCGCGCCGCCTGCTGGCCGAAGCCGGCTACCCGAATGGCTTCTCGGTGCAGGTGAACGGTCCGAACGACCGCTTCGTCAATGACGAGCAGATCGTGCAGGCCATTGCGCAGATGTGGACGCGCGCCGGGCTGCAGACCACGGTGGAAACCCGCCCGCGCGGGGTGTGGCTGTCCGAGGCGGCGCAGCTGAAGTATTCGGTGAACTTCGCCGGCTTCTCCCCTAACCCCGAGGTGCTGGGCATGCTGGAAACGCAAATCCACACCTGGGACACCAAGCTCGGCCTCGGCACCGCCAACCGTGGCCGCTTCAGCAATGCGGAGATCGACGCGATCATCCAGCAGGCACGCCAGACCATGGACAATGGCGAGCGGGAGCGACTGACACAGCAGGCGACGCGCATGGCCTTGCGCGACCAGACGGCGCTCATCCCGCTGTATTTCGCCGTCAACACCTGGGCCATGAAGAAGGGCCTGACCTACGAGGCGCGCACCGACGAGATGACGCTGGCCACCAGCGTGTCCCGCTCGCCCTGA
- a CDS encoding FadR/GntR family transcriptional regulator, whose product MVRRVGPDMVQGIELAPLSPPSNLTAELVRRLAAEIRAGRLSPGDRLPTEQALMRQAGVSRTVVREAVSALRAEGMVTTRQGVGAFVADPAARGQVRIDPGEMRSVADVVQVIELRIAIESEAAGLAAERRDPSGMAAIQAAAQAFALAVESGDGAVLQDLAFHRAIFAATGNDFFPRFLEFLGPLLIPRQTIGQHLEEGAARLAYLRRVQDEHARITAAITAGHAAAARLAMRRHLAASRDRYAKLARHLAARDHQ is encoded by the coding sequence ATGGTTCGACGCGTGGGGCCGGACATGGTCCAGGGGATCGAGCTGGCACCGCTTTCGCCGCCCAGCAATCTGACGGCCGAGCTGGTGCGCCGACTGGCCGCCGAGATCCGTGCCGGTCGGCTCAGTCCGGGCGACCGGCTGCCCACCGAGCAGGCGCTGATGCGACAGGCCGGGGTTTCCCGTACCGTGGTTCGGGAGGCGGTGTCCGCACTGCGGGCCGAGGGGATGGTCACGACGCGCCAGGGCGTTGGCGCCTTTGTGGCCGACCCCGCCGCCCGGGGGCAGGTGCGGATCGACCCGGGTGAGATGCGGTCTGTGGCCGATGTTGTTCAGGTGATCGAGCTGCGCATCGCGATCGAGAGCGAGGCCGCGGGGCTGGCTGCGGAACGCCGCGACCCGTCAGGCATGGCGGCGATCCAGGCCGCCGCACAAGCTTTCGCGCTGGCGGTGGAAAGTGGCGATGGCGCCGTGCTGCAGGATCTCGCATTCCATCGGGCCATCTTCGCCGCGACGGGCAACGACTTCTTTCCGCGCTTCCTGGAATTCCTGGGGCCTCTGCTGATACCGCGCCAGACCATCGGCCAGCACCTTGAGGAAGGCGCTGCGCGTCTTGCTTATCTGCGCCGGGTCCAGGACGAACATGCGCGCATCACTGCCGCCATAACGGCCGGTCACGCCGCGGCGGCACGCCTTGCGATGCGGCGGCATCTGGCCGCCAGTCGTGACCGCTATGCCAAGCTGGCCCGGCACCTTGCGGCGCGGGACCATCAGTAG
- a CDS encoding M20/M25/M40 family metallo-hydrolase — MLLQLEQVPLPGGAEPGHPIAVWSRETVWAIQEGQAAFGPVTAQSGNLERLSLASPLLGATGWIDKLAQLVALDTGDGRGAGNELADVLHDMFAPLGLCFQRLAVPSDGDPQLAMTAMRRTGRRVCTIYFHTDTLPPGDGWTRPPFALSRHGSRLYGRGTTDAKGAMAAVWAALCAADAVGLDLGCDPLLVFCAEPRVGEHAGLRHLAAEGIMGDHVIYLNGTAAPRIWTASPGILHLSITLNAEGASTHRLDEAARMVTLRLADFRAAIGAAGQEPVCSECCDGDCTAEELCITPVRAGEAGGSRADSEQILVCHAFRSVQDVPRIVAELRQAVQESLAGWPGIGVGVRIVAQSPPVAGADQGPNGGRWQKSLSWGFGFPATGFRCWSGAMASPMGFVQQAGVQEILLGGLRRQGSNIDAADEFTTVEDVEALARSVLAYLSDVSELPTY; from the coding sequence ATGTTGTTACAGCTGGAACAGGTGCCGCTACCAGGTGGTGCCGAACCAGGACATCCGATTGCCGTGTGGTCGAGGGAAACAGTTTGGGCGATCCAGGAAGGCCAGGCGGCCTTCGGTCCGGTGACTGCGCAGTCCGGAAATCTAGAACGGTTGTCGCTGGCGTCGCCATTGCTGGGCGCGACGGGATGGATCGACAAGCTCGCCCAACTGGTTGCCCTTGATACGGGCGATGGCCGCGGAGCGGGCAACGAGCTTGCCGACGTTCTGCACGACATGTTCGCCCCGCTTGGCCTGTGCTTCCAACGACTGGCCGTGCCATCCGACGGTGATCCGCAACTGGCGATGACGGCAATGCGACGCACGGGCCGGCGCGTTTGCACCATCTATTTCCATACCGACACGCTGCCGCCGGGCGATGGTTGGACACGACCGCCCTTCGCGCTGAGTCGTCATGGCAGCCGCCTTTACGGGCGTGGAACCACCGACGCGAAGGGCGCGATGGCGGCGGTCTGGGCGGCCTTGTGCGCGGCCGATGCCGTGGGCCTCGACCTTGGCTGCGACCCATTGCTGGTCTTCTGTGCTGAGCCGCGCGTCGGCGAACACGCCGGTCTGCGCCATCTGGCCGCCGAAGGGATCATGGGCGACCATGTGATCTACCTGAACGGCACCGCAGCACCCCGCATCTGGACGGCGAGCCCCGGCATCCTCCACTTGTCGATCACCCTGAACGCCGAAGGCGCCTCGACCCATCGCCTTGATGAGGCTGCCAGGATGGTGACGCTACGATTGGCCGACTTCCGCGCTGCCATTGGGGCCGCCGGTCAGGAACCTGTATGCAGCGAATGCTGCGATGGGGACTGCACGGCCGAGGAGCTTTGCATCACGCCGGTGCGGGCGGGCGAAGCCGGTGGATCACGTGCGGATAGCGAGCAGATCCTGGTTTGCCACGCCTTTCGCTCGGTGCAGGACGTGCCACGGATTGTTGCTGAGCTACGGCAGGCGGTGCAGGAAAGCCTTGCCGGTTGGCCGGGAATTGGGGTCGGCGTCCGCATCGTCGCTCAGTCGCCGCCGGTGGCCGGGGCGGATCAGGGGCCGAATGGTGGCCGGTGGCAGAAGTCATTGAGCTGGGGGTTCGGCTTTCCCGCGACAGGCTTCCGGTGCTGGTCGGGGGCCATGGCGTCGCCCATGGGTTTCGTGCAGCAGGCGGGTGTGCAGGAAATCCTGCTGGGTGGCTTGCGCCGGCAAGGCAGCAACATCGATGCCGCCGATGAATTCACCACGGTCGAGGATGTCGAGGCCCTGGCCCGCTCCGTGCTCGCCTACCTTTCCGACGTGAGCGAACTGCCGACCTACTGA
- a CDS encoding DEAD/DEAH box helicase: MPFPASLPPVLLRALHERGYAEPTSVQAAVLEDGTRGRDLLVSAQTGSGKTVAFGLAVAPDLMGSEDHLPPARNPLALVVAPTRELALQVKNELAWLYAPAGGRVVSCVGGMDPIAERRALSQGAHIVVGTPGRLRDHLDRGNLQPDALRAVVLDEADEMLDLGFREELEAILDAAPEGRRTLMFSATVPKAIAHLAESYQRDALRIEAGKEGGQHGDIEYRVAIIAPHDVERAVVNLLRASDSPRAIVFCSTRAAVARLHGNLAERGFAAVSISGELTQAERSRALQGLRDGKAQVCVATDVAARGIDLPDLGLVIHAELPKEPETLLHRSGRTGRAGRKGVSVLVVPPSRRRFAERLLMAAKLQASWGEAPSAELIRERDTVRLGEQAKTLAAEEPAADELEAGQALLAAAGPEAVAAALIRLLRAPLPAPEELSAVQDDRRPTRAPREREGGEGAWFRMNVGRDGKADPKWILPFLCRRGKVARGEIGRIRILGRETHFEVAPHVATRFAAAARRPDPTEPHIRVEPVPAGETDARQDHRARR; this comes from the coding sequence ATGCCCTTTCCTGCCTCCTTGCCCCCCGTGCTGCTGCGCGCCCTCCACGAGCGCGGCTATGCCGAGCCGACCTCCGTGCAGGCCGCCGTGCTGGAGGACGGGACGCGGGGCCGTGACCTGCTGGTGTCGGCGCAGACCGGCTCCGGCAAGACCGTTGCCTTCGGCCTCGCCGTGGCGCCGGACCTGATGGGCAGCGAGGACCACCTGCCGCCCGCCCGCAACCCGCTCGCCCTGGTAGTGGCGCCGACGCGGGAACTGGCGTTGCAGGTGAAGAACGAGCTGGCCTGGTTGTACGCGCCGGCCGGTGGCCGCGTTGTCAGCTGCGTGGGCGGCATGGACCCGATCGCCGAGCGCCGCGCCCTGTCGCAGGGCGCGCACATCGTCGTGGGGACCCCGGGCCGCCTGCGCGACCACCTGGACCGCGGCAACCTGCAGCCGGATGCGCTGCGCGCCGTGGTGCTGGACGAGGCGGACGAGATGCTGGACCTCGGTTTCCGCGAGGAGCTGGAAGCCATCCTGGACGCCGCGCCGGAAGGGCGGCGGACCCTGATGTTCTCTGCCACCGTGCCCAAGGCCATCGCCCATCTCGCGGAAAGCTACCAGCGCGATGCCCTGCGCATCGAGGCCGGCAAGGAAGGCGGCCAGCACGGCGACATCGAGTACCGCGTCGCCATCATCGCCCCGCATGACGTGGAGCGCGCGGTGGTGAACCTGCTGCGTGCGTCGGATTCGCCCCGCGCCATCGTGTTCTGCTCTACGCGCGCCGCCGTGGCCCGGCTGCATGGCAATCTGGCCGAGCGTGGCTTCGCCGCGGTGTCGATCTCCGGTGAGCTGACCCAGGCCGAGCGCAGCCGTGCGTTGCAGGGCCTACGGGATGGCAAGGCGCAGGTCTGCGTTGCCACGGATGTCGCGGCGCGCGGCATCGACCTGCCGGACCTCGGCTTGGTGATCCATGCCGAGCTGCCCAAGGAGCCCGAGACGCTGCTGCATCGCAGCGGCCGCACGGGCCGTGCCGGGCGCAAGGGCGTGAGCGTGCTGGTGGTGCCGCCAAGCCGCCGGCGTTTCGCCGAGCGGCTGCTGATGGCGGCCAAGCTGCAGGCCAGCTGGGGCGAGGCACCCTCGGCCGAGCTGATCCGGGAGCGGGATACGGTCCGGCTGGGTGAGCAAGCGAAGACGCTGGCCGCCGAGGAGCCCGCGGCCGACGAGCTGGAAGCTGGCCAGGCGCTGCTGGCCGCTGCCGGCCCGGAGGCGGTGGCTGCCGCGCTGATCCGCCTGCTCCGCGCACCGCTGCCGGCGCCGGAGGAACTGTCCGCCGTGCAGGACGACCGCCGCCCCACCCGTGCCCCGCGGGAGCGGGAAGGTGGCGAGGGCGCATGGTTCCGCATGAATGTCGGGCGTGACGGCAAGGCCGATCCGAAGTGGATCCTGCCGTTCCTGTGCCGCCGCGGGAAGGTGGCGCGCGGCGAAATCGGGCGTATCCGCATTCTCGGCCGGGAAACCCATTTCGAGGTGGCGCCGCATGTGGCGACGCGCTTCGCCGCCGCGGCCCGTCGTCCCGATCCGACCGAACCGCATATTCGCGTGGAGCCGGTGCCGGCTGGCGAGACCGATGCGCGTCAGGACCATCGCGCCCGGCGCTGA
- a CDS encoding methionine ABC transporter ATP-binding protein — MPASSPGVSPVPSPVIRLRGLTRHFRNRQGSVTKALDGVSLDVAAGEIFGIVGRSGAGKSTLIRCVNLLERPAEGEVLVFGENLLTLDDAALRQRRRGIGMVFQHFNLLSSRTVAGNVAFPLEVAGMPRAERDARVAEVLALVGLAQKAEAYPAQLSGGQKQRVGIARALAPRPRILLCDEATSALDPETTHDILGLIRSLRDKLDLTVLLITHEMAVVKEICDRVAVMEAGQVLEQGRVFDVFTRPAHPTTRSFVAGTIGHSVPPGTVARLPPPRPGEERRLLQVLFAGPNSTRAVISEASRRFGIDLDIISGRIDEIAGEPFGLMALAAYGAAPRLDEAVAWFEELGLAVTPLAEVR, encoded by the coding sequence ATGCCCGCTTCATCGCCCGGGGTGTCCCCCGTGCCGTCGCCCGTCATCCGCCTGCGCGGGCTGACGCGGCATTTCCGCAACCGACAGGGCAGTGTCACCAAGGCGCTGGATGGCGTTTCGCTGGATGTCGCCGCCGGCGAGATCTTCGGCATCGTCGGCCGCTCGGGTGCCGGCAAATCGACCCTGATCCGCTGCGTGAACCTGCTGGAGCGTCCCGCCGAGGGCGAGGTGCTGGTGTTCGGCGAAAACCTGCTGACGCTGGATGACGCGGCGTTGCGCCAGCGCCGGCGTGGCATCGGCATGGTGTTCCAGCACTTCAACCTGCTGTCGTCGCGCACCGTCGCCGGCAACGTGGCGTTTCCGCTGGAAGTCGCGGGCATGCCGAGGGCGGAGCGGGATGCGCGCGTGGCGGAGGTGCTGGCGCTGGTCGGGCTGGCGCAAAAGGCCGAGGCTTATCCGGCGCAGTTGTCCGGCGGCCAGAAGCAGCGCGTCGGCATCGCCCGCGCCCTGGCCCCCCGCCCACGCATCCTGCTGTGCGACGAGGCGACCAGCGCGCTGGACCCGGAAACCACCCATGACATCCTGGGGCTGATCCGCAGCCTGCGGGACAAGCTGGACCTGACGGTGCTGCTGATCACCCACGAGATGGCGGTGGTGAAGGAGATCTGCGACCGCGTCGCCGTCATGGAAGCGGGGCAGGTGCTGGAACAGGGCCGGGTGTTCGATGTCTTCACCCGCCCGGCACACCCGACCACCCGCAGCTTCGTCGCCGGCACCATCGGCCATTCCGTGCCCCCCGGCACCGTGGCGCGCCTGCCGCCGCCGCGCCCCGGCGAGGAACGACGGCTGCTGCAGGTGCTGTTCGCCGGCCCTAACAGCACGCGCGCGGTGATCAGCGAGGCTTCGCGCCGCTTCGGCATCGACCTCGACATCATTTCCGGCCGCATCGACGAAATCGCTGGCGAGCCCTTCGGCCTGATGGCCCTCGCCGCCTATGGCGCGGCGCCACGGCTCGACGAGGCTGTCGCGTGGTTCGAGGAACTCGGCCTAGCCGTGACGCCGCTGGCGGAGGTGCGTTGA
- a CDS encoding methionine ABC transporter permease — MIPWLTPSLQDLFLEAAWETLIMVGGAALIAVVVGLPLALLLHATARGGLAQNGLVNRPVGLLINAVRSTPFIILMVAIVPFTRMVAGTSIGTTAAIVSLALAATAFTARLFESAFSEVDRGVVEAARAMGATRLQILWKVLVPEALPGLIAAVTVTLVSLVGFSAMAGAVGGGGLGDLGIRFGYQRFMPEVMASVVLVLILFVQGLQSLGDWLVRRVRRR, encoded by the coding sequence ATGATCCCCTGGCTCACCCCTTCCCTGCAGGACTTGTTCCTGGAAGCCGCCTGGGAAACGCTGATCATGGTCGGCGGCGCGGCGCTCATCGCCGTGGTCGTCGGCCTGCCGCTGGCCTTGCTGCTGCATGCCACGGCGCGCGGCGGGCTGGCGCAGAACGGCCTGGTGAACCGGCCGGTCGGGCTGCTGATCAACGCCGTGCGTTCCACCCCGTTCATCATCCTGATGGTCGCCATCGTGCCGTTCACCCGCATGGTGGCGGGCACCTCCATCGGCACCACGGCGGCCATCGTGTCGCTGGCACTGGCGGCCACCGCCTTCACCGCACGCCTGTTCGAAAGCGCCTTCAGCGAAGTGGACCGCGGCGTGGTGGAGGCGGCGCGCGCCATGGGCGCCACCCGGCTGCAGATCCTGTGGAAGGTGCTGGTGCCGGAGGCGCTGCCGGGCCTGATCGCGGCCGTGACCGTCACGCTGGTCAGCTTGGTCGGCTTTTCCGCCATGGCCGGTGCCGTGGGCGGCGGCGGGCTGGGGGATCTCGGCATCCGCTTCGGCTACCAGCGCTTCATGCCGGAAGTCATGGCGAGCGTGGTGCTGGTGCTGATCCTGTTCGTGCAGGGGCTGCAATCCCTGGGCGACTGGCTGGTGCGGCGCGTGCGGCGCCGCTGA
- a CDS encoding MetQ/NlpA family ABC transporter substrate-binding protein codes for MSFNRRALLGASLALPFAPRAFAQGADPGTAARPLKVGATAGPHSQVLEKVQEIAARDGLVIRIVPFTDYITPNAALAAGDLDANSFQHQPFLDQAVKDRNLPLVAVAKTLVFPMGIYSRKHKRIADVPNGGRIAIPNDPTNGGRALVLLAAAGAFKLRDGADFRATVADVTENPRRLRIVELEAAQIPRALDEVEAAAINTNFAIPAGLNPVRDAISIESADSPYANLVVVRRDNADAPWARKLVAAYQNDEIKTFVRDTFQGSVVPAF; via the coding sequence ATGAGCTTCAATCGCCGCGCCCTGCTGGGTGCCAGCCTTGCCCTGCCCTTCGCGCCCCGCGCCTTTGCGCAGGGCGCCGATCCCGGCACCGCCGCCCGCCCGCTGAAGGTTGGCGCGACCGCCGGCCCGCACAGCCAGGTGCTGGAAAAGGTGCAGGAGATCGCTGCCCGTGACGGGCTGGTGATCCGCATCGTGCCCTTCACCGATTACATCACCCCGAACGCCGCGCTGGCGGCGGGCGACCTGGATGCCAACAGCTTCCAGCACCAGCCGTTTCTCGACCAGGCCGTGAAGGACCGCAACCTGCCGCTGGTGGCGGTGGCCAAGACCCTGGTCTTCCCGATGGGCATCTATTCGCGCAAGCACAAGCGCATCGCCGATGTGCCGAACGGCGGCCGCATCGCCATTCCGAACGACCCGACCAATGGCGGCCGCGCCCTGGTGCTGCTGGCTGCCGCCGGCGCCTTCAAGCTGCGCGACGGGGCCGACTTCCGCGCCACGGTGGCGGACGTGACCGAGAACCCCCGCCGCCTGCGCATCGTCGAGCTGGAAGCGGCTCAGATCCCCCGCGCGCTGGACGAGGTGGAGGCCGCGGCCATCAACACCAATTTCGCCATTCCCGCCGGGCTGAACCCGGTGCGCGACGCCATCTCCATTGAAAGCGCCGACAGCCCCTACGCCAACCTTGTGGTGGTGCGGCGCGACAATGCAGACGCGCCGTGGGCCCGCAAGCTGGTGGCGGCTTACCAGAACGACGAGATCAAGACCTTCGTGCGCGACACCTTCCAGGGTTCGGTCGTACCCGCTTTCTGA